A stretch of Haemorhous mexicanus isolate bHaeMex1 chromosome 32, bHaeMex1.pri, whole genome shotgun sequence DNA encodes these proteins:
- the LOC132340561 gene encoding uncharacterized protein LOC132340561: MPLWRIMEGSCGNLCTGWGGGTSWGWTLASEWGEQQEPIPELGDPSSLEEWGRLEMSRVWACPAVDRAVTSGAGLGQWDQGSQLLFFPQARICQSQTLSGWRWRRLQGKGRMVWDTEAAEEEVTAPFLLSSAPPISPAFPVPAGQGHPARDELVGSPSPSLWHNGTELQTETRESKSLLQNLMEEAVWSSSMAQESSGEEKPWRSHTRRGCRFPGDVNRKDAPYARKAAGDPFGTQRWWRGLMAGRSPTSTWDVGRASARALELTPGPGDPHRELALQVWGVWEGLWVELQPHQSPQDPHQERPCECPKCRKWFLSSSNLIIMNQGISWKCIYNN, translated from the exons ATGCCCCTTTGGAGAATTATGGAGGGTTCCTGTGGCAATCTCTGTACTGGCTGGGGAGGTGGTACCAGTTGGGGGTGGACATTGGCATCAGAATGGGGAGAGCAGCAAGAGCCAATCCCGGAgctgggggatcccagcagcctggaggagtGGGGGAGGCTGGAGATGAGCAGGGTCTGGGCCTGCCCAGCGGTGGACAGGGCGGTTACTTCTGGAGCTGGACTTGGGCAGTGGGACCAAGGGTCTCAGCTGTTGTTTTTCCCCCAAGCCAGGATTTGTCAATCCCAAACTTTGTCTGGATGGAGGTGGAGGAggctgcaaggaaaaggaagaatggtgtgggacactgaggcagctgaggaggaagtcactgcccctttcctcctctcctctgctccaccTATCAGCCCAGCatttcctgtgcctgcaggccAAGGCCATCCTGCCAGGGATGAATTGGtgggatctccttccccttccctgtggcACAATG GCACTGAGCTGCAGACGGAGACCAGGGAGAGcaaatccctgctgcagaacctcatggaagAGGCTGtttggagcagctccatggcacAGGAATCcagtggggaggaaaagccctggaGATCCCACACAAGGAGGGGCTGCAGATTCCCTGGAGATGTAAATAGGAAAGATGCCCCCTATgccaggaaggcagctggagatCCATTTGGAACTCAGAGGTGGTGGAGAGGACTCATGGCAGGCAGAAGCCCCACAAGTACTTGGGatgtgggaagggcttcagccagagctctggagctcaCACCTGGTCCAGGTGATCCCCACAGGGAACTGGCCCTacaagtgtggggagtgtgggaagggcttTGGGTGGAGCTCCAACCTCATCAGTCACCGCAAGATCCACACCAGGAGAGACCCTGTGAGTGTCCCAAGTGTAGGAAGTGGTTTCTGAGCAGCTCCAATCTCATCATAATGAATCAAGGGATCAGCTGGAAATGTATTTACAATAATTGA